From a region of the Gemmatimonas sp. genome:
- a CDS encoding DUF2007 domain-containing protein: MKVIRNYVNEMEALVARSVLEAHHIPAVVLRDDAGGMLPAMHFVYPVRLAVRVGDAEHALRILDAPFEGDPYIDDLLGPDDAAGHP, encoded by the coding sequence ATGAAGGTCATCCGGAATTACGTGAACGAGATGGAAGCGCTCGTTGCACGCAGCGTACTGGAAGCACATCACATTCCGGCCGTGGTGCTGCGCGACGACGCGGGCGGCATGCTGCCGGCCATGCATTTCGTGTATCCGGTGCGCCTCGCCGTACGGGTCGGTGACGCCGAGCATGCCTTGCGCATCCTCGATGCGCCGTTCGAAGGCGATCCGTACATCGACGACCTGCTCGGCCCTGATGACGCCGCCGGGCACCCGTGA
- a CDS encoding DUF1835 domain-containing protein, with translation MLTLHLTNGDSAASALARSGLPGDIVSWRDLLHDGPVPADDDLGAFHRVRADFLASRGWSNIAAAVSDFEQRDARLEDVGAGDEVVLWFEPDLYDQLQLIQILARFERRAPSERPLLTIVPADCYLGPMLPEKFVPLYAARRAITSDDLVHGGIAWRAFTSSTPDDLLHVTNRLDREVTARTFTSDDRVRLPHLVAALRRQLEEYPDTDAGLSRSERQLCEALSPGTITLGKLFAAHQATESWVWLGDWSFAWYAERLSDCAHPIVVHTNGSRVIAPLRDTDGRAFWERAVQLTPFGQDVVRARADAVRANGIDRWIGGTHCTNAQYWRWDARTQRTELFPRP, from the coding sequence ATGCTCACCCTGCACCTTACCAACGGCGACTCGGCCGCCAGCGCGCTCGCGCGCTCCGGCCTTCCCGGGGACATTGTCTCCTGGCGCGACCTGCTGCACGACGGTCCCGTGCCAGCGGATGACGACCTCGGCGCGTTTCATCGCGTCCGCGCCGATTTTCTGGCCAGCCGAGGGTGGTCGAACATCGCGGCGGCGGTCAGCGACTTCGAGCAGCGGGATGCGCGCCTGGAGGATGTCGGCGCGGGCGATGAAGTGGTGTTGTGGTTCGAGCCCGACTTGTACGATCAACTGCAGCTGATCCAGATTCTGGCGCGATTCGAGCGCCGGGCACCGAGTGAGCGGCCGCTGCTCACGATCGTGCCTGCCGACTGCTACCTCGGACCGATGTTGCCGGAGAAGTTCGTGCCATTGTACGCGGCACGTCGCGCGATTACATCGGACGATCTGGTGCACGGTGGGATCGCTTGGCGCGCCTTTACGTCGAGTACGCCAGACGACTTGCTGCACGTGACTAACCGGCTCGACCGCGAGGTGACCGCGCGAACCTTCACGTCGGACGATCGCGTGCGGTTGCCGCATCTGGTGGCGGCGTTGCGTCGGCAGCTCGAGGAGTATCCGGATACGGACGCCGGATTGTCGCGCAGCGAGCGACAGTTGTGTGAAGCGCTGTCGCCGGGCACGATCACGCTGGGCAAGCTGTTCGCGGCGCATCAGGCGACGGAGTCGTGGGTATGGCTCGGGGATTGGAGCTTCGCGTGGTACGCCGAGCGTCTCAGTGATTGCGCGCATCCGATCGTGGTGCATACCAACGGATCCCGCGTGATTGCGCCGTTGCGGGACACCGATGGCCGAGCGTTCTGGGAGCGTGCGGTGCAACTCACGCCATTCGGGCAGGATGTGGTTCGCGCCCGCGCCGATGCAGTTCGGGCCAACGGGATCGATCGCTGGATCGGCGGCACGCACTGCACGAATGCGCAGTACTGGCGTTGGGACGCGCGCACGCAACGGACCGAACTCTTTCCCCGCCCATGA
- a CDS encoding 2'-5' RNA ligase family protein, which yields MAASFGIFVLAELPGEAGAMVREIQQRFDPKLARLTPPHVTLVGSSGVGAMPTDTPVARIREALEPIAASTAPMELALGLPHRFMQTDIVSLPLDHNGPLRALHERIARSGLPFKQARFRFTPHCTLSFYPMLTPARERELLAMRVNAPAIIERLQVYLTRDPQPSKLLFEVALTGELTGSASPGAASGTSTSRA from the coding sequence ATGGCGGCGTCCTTCGGCATTTTCGTACTGGCAGAGCTTCCTGGCGAAGCAGGCGCCATGGTGCGCGAGATTCAACAGCGTTTCGATCCCAAGCTGGCCCGGCTCACGCCTCCACATGTGACGCTGGTCGGCTCTTCGGGCGTGGGCGCGATGCCCACGGATACCCCGGTCGCGCGTATTCGGGAAGCGTTGGAGCCGATCGCGGCCAGCACGGCACCCATGGAACTGGCGCTGGGGCTGCCGCACCGGTTCATGCAGACGGATATCGTGTCGTTGCCGTTGGATCACAATGGGCCGCTGCGGGCGCTCCACGAACGGATCGCGCGCAGCGGACTCCCGTTCAAGCAGGCGCGGTTCCGGTTCACGCCGCATTGCACCCTGAGCTTCTATCCCATGCTGACGCCGGCACGCGAACGCGAGCTGCTGGCCATGCGCGTGAATGCCCCGGCGATCATCGAGCGGCTGCAGGTCTATCTCACGCGCGATCCGCAGCCGTCCAAGCTGTTGTTCGAGGTCGCGCTGACCGGCGAACTTACGGGCAGCGCGTCTCCGGGCGCAGCTTCTGGTACGTCGACATCGCGTGCTTGA
- a CDS encoding enoyl-CoA hydratase-related protein translates to MTAHIDSFEHLLIDTTAAGVRTITLNRPERLNAVNPRLADELPIAMANAAREDAVRVVVITGAGRGFCAGLDLGEPSLREDADRATRLDPYYWVGRWVQSITSCEKPVIAAVNGAAAGAGFGLALACDLRLVRASATVTAGYVRRGLSPDAGVTWFLPRLIGHARATDIILTGRDVHADEAERIGLATSVLADDAFADGVQRYAAQLAAGAPLALALSKRLLLASPDATLDAQLREEFTHIKSCFASADVREAMAAFREKRVPTFDGR, encoded by the coding sequence ATGACTGCCCATATCGATTCCTTCGAGCATTTGCTCATCGACACGACGGCCGCCGGCGTGCGCACGATCACACTGAACCGTCCCGAACGGCTCAATGCGGTGAACCCGCGACTGGCCGACGAACTGCCGATCGCGATGGCGAACGCGGCCCGTGAGGATGCGGTCCGCGTGGTGGTGATCACCGGCGCGGGACGGGGGTTCTGTGCCGGTCTCGATCTTGGTGAGCCGAGTCTGCGTGAGGATGCCGACCGTGCCACGCGACTGGATCCCTACTACTGGGTGGGACGCTGGGTGCAGTCGATCACGTCGTGCGAGAAGCCGGTGATCGCGGCGGTGAACGGCGCGGCGGCCGGTGCCGGATTCGGTCTGGCCCTGGCCTGTGATCTCCGTCTCGTGCGGGCGAGCGCAACGGTCACCGCGGGCTACGTGCGCCGCGGGCTATCGCCCGACGCCGGTGTCACCTGGTTTCTGCCGCGGTTGATCGGACACGCGCGCGCCACCGACATCATTCTCACCGGTCGTGATGTGCACGCCGACGAAGCGGAGCGCATCGGACTCGCCACCTCGGTGCTGGCCGACGATGCGTTCGCCGATGGTGTGCAGCGCTATGCAGCGCAGCTGGCTGCCGGCGCACCGCTCGCGCTGGCACTATCGAAGCGACTGCTGCTGGCGAGTCCCGACGCGACGCTCGACGCGCAACTGCGCGAGGAGTTCACGCACATCAAGAGCTGCTTCGCGAGTGCCGATGTGCGCGAGGCGATGGCGGCGTTCAGGGAGAAGCGCGTCCCGACGTTCGATGGACGCTGA
- a CDS encoding ATP-binding protein — MPDRSPLEQEDVPPPQRGTGLRTRLLGMALIVSTPPLLVSLLTPMPNSGWRGLLLFGGALIVSITLAMYFGTKISRPVQALIDDAHALAVGVAGHRSRIRSSDEIGSLATALNQMAETVERRNAALADSERRYRFLFDSNPLPMWAWDADTMLVLAVNEAAVEKYGYDRDTFLSLRILDLLEPSEHARFSGARLPFSESKQSAGTWLHRTATGRQLEMEVITTSSRRLGRASWLSVGIDVTARREAERALARSEEQLRQSQKMEAIGTFAGGISHDFSNLLTGMLGYCDLALALMTADDPVRRDVSEIRALAVRGTDLSKQILAVSRKQIVQPTVLDPNTVIMALDRLLRRLMGEHIEVSTTLGGDLGTIRIDAAQLEQVMLSLASNARDAMPSGGTLRVSTARVSEQEVQTFGLDVQRDWIVIRVTDTGVGMTDAVREHIFEPFFTTKERGKGTGLGLPLAYGMIDQSGGEIRVNSAPGHGTTFHLLLPRLGELPTDLTVEEEVPEVLTGQETVLLTEDEDSVRAVATAALERRGYRVLAAADGDSAIAISRAFPGRIDLLVTDVVMPGMNGRELAEQLEIMRPGIRVLFVSGYTDDAVLLKGVSLDERTFLQKPFTSLQLAKRVRVVLDQSPRVS; from the coding sequence GTGCCCGACCGATCGCCCCTCGAGCAAGAAGACGTTCCGCCACCGCAACGGGGAACGGGGCTTCGCACGCGACTGCTCGGCATGGCGTTGATCGTGTCCACTCCACCGCTGCTCGTCAGTCTGCTCACACCGATGCCGAACAGCGGTTGGCGGGGGCTGTTGCTGTTCGGCGGGGCGCTGATCGTGTCGATCACCCTCGCCATGTATTTCGGGACCAAGATCTCACGGCCGGTGCAGGCACTCATCGACGATGCGCACGCGCTGGCGGTGGGTGTGGCCGGACACCGGTCGCGCATCAGGTCCAGTGATGAAATCGGCTCGCTCGCCACAGCGCTCAATCAGATGGCCGAGACTGTCGAGCGACGCAACGCGGCACTGGCCGACAGCGAACGACGCTATCGTTTTCTGTTCGATTCCAATCCGCTGCCGATGTGGGCCTGGGACGCCGACACCATGCTCGTCCTCGCGGTGAACGAAGCCGCTGTCGAGAAGTACGGCTACGATCGCGACACGTTTCTGTCGCTGCGCATTCTCGACCTGCTCGAACCCAGCGAGCACGCCCGATTCAGCGGGGCGCGTCTGCCGTTCTCCGAATCGAAGCAAAGCGCCGGCACCTGGCTGCATCGCACCGCGACCGGCCGTCAGCTCGAGATGGAAGTCATCACCACCTCCTCGCGACGGCTCGGTCGCGCCAGCTGGCTGTCGGTAGGCATCGATGTCACGGCGCGGCGCGAAGCCGAGCGCGCGCTGGCTCGCAGCGAAGAACAGCTGCGGCAATCGCAGAAGATGGAAGCCATCGGCACGTTCGCCGGCGGTATCTCACACGACTTCAGCAATCTGCTCACCGGCATGCTGGGCTACTGCGATCTCGCCCTTGCCCTGATGACCGCCGACGATCCCGTACGTCGCGACGTGAGTGAGATTCGCGCCCTCGCCGTGCGCGGCACCGATCTCTCCAAGCAGATCCTCGCCGTCAGCCGCAAGCAGATCGTGCAGCCCACGGTGCTCGATCCCAACACGGTCATCATGGCTCTCGACCGTCTACTCCGCCGGCTCATGGGCGAGCACATCGAAGTCAGCACCACGCTTGGCGGTGACCTCGGTACCATTCGCATTGACGCCGCACAGCTGGAACAGGTCATGCTCAGCCTGGCCAGCAACGCACGCGATGCGATGCCATCAGGTGGAACACTGCGCGTGTCGACCGCGCGGGTGAGCGAACAGGAAGTGCAGACCTTCGGTCTCGACGTGCAGCGCGATTGGATCGTGATCCGCGTAACCGACACGGGCGTCGGTATGACCGATGCCGTGCGCGAGCACATCTTCGAGCCCTTCTTCACCACGAAGGAGCGCGGCAAGGGCACAGGACTCGGCCTGCCGCTCGCGTACGGTATGATCGATCAGTCGGGCGGCGAGATCCGCGTGAACAGCGCGCCGGGACACGGCACCACGTTTCATTTGTTGCTACCCCGTCTTGGCGAGCTTCCCACCGATCTGACGGTCGAGGAAGAAGTACCCGAGGTGCTCACCGGACAGGAAACCGTCCTGCTCACCGAAGATGAAGACAGTGTGCGCGCCGTCGCCACCGCGGCGCTCGAACGTCGCGGCTATCGCGTGCTGGCGGCCGCCGACGGTGACTCCGCGATCGCCATCTCGCGCGCGTTTCCCGGCCGTATCGATCTGCTGGTCACCGACGTCGTGATGCCCGGCATGAACGGTCGCGAGCTCGCCGAGCAGCTCGAGATCATGCGCCCGGGCATACGCGTGCTGTTCGTATCGGGCTACACCGATGACGCCGTGTTGCTGAAGGGGGTATCGCTCGACGAGCGCACCTTCCTGCAGAAGCCGTTTACCTCGCTTCAACTCGCCAAGCGCGTCCGCGTGGTGCTCGATCAGTCGCCGCGCGTGAGCTGA
- a CDS encoding L-threonylcarbamoyladenylate synthase encodes MAGAPILTLDPDNPDPVVVEHAAALLRRGGLVAFPTETVYGLGANALDADAVVAIYTAKGRPAWNPVIAHVPDVVAARALTRHWPPAADRLATAFWPGPLTIVLPKAPQVPDVATAGLDAVAIRIPAHPVALALLRAAGVPIAAPSANRFTQVSPTTAQHVQASLGDRVGLILDGGPSSVGIESTVVDLSGPDAVILRPGMISASDLERALRGSGVSVRTATATVSHDAPAATAAAQRSPGMADRHYAPRADVWLFDTEQQPEIETALVERREGTGTVTALLRATTLSVPDGTIVRMPDDPASYARALYAALHAADAGGASLIVIERPPEDDRWAGLRDRLTRAAR; translated from the coding sequence ATGGCTGGCGCTCCCATTCTCACGCTTGACCCCGATAACCCGGATCCCGTGGTCGTCGAGCACGCGGCCGCTCTGCTCCGACGCGGTGGGCTCGTCGCCTTCCCCACCGAAACGGTGTACGGCTTGGGGGCCAATGCGCTCGACGCCGACGCGGTGGTGGCCATTTACACCGCCAAGGGGCGTCCCGCCTGGAACCCGGTGATCGCCCACGTGCCCGACGTGGTCGCCGCCCGAGCGCTCACCCGGCACTGGCCGCCAGCCGCCGACCGCTTGGCGACCGCATTCTGGCCGGGCCCGCTCACGATAGTGCTCCCCAAGGCCCCTCAGGTGCCCGACGTGGCCACGGCCGGGCTCGATGCCGTGGCGATACGGATACCGGCACATCCGGTGGCGCTCGCCCTGCTACGCGCCGCCGGCGTACCCATTGCGGCCCCCAGCGCCAATCGCTTTACGCAGGTCAGTCCCACCACCGCCCAACATGTGCAGGCGTCGCTCGGCGACCGCGTCGGGCTCATTCTCGACGGAGGTCCGAGTTCGGTGGGTATCGAAAGCACCGTGGTCGACCTCTCCGGCCCTGACGCGGTCATTCTGCGGCCCGGCATGATCTCCGCCTCCGATCTTGAGCGTGCCCTGCGTGGGTCGGGCGTCTCGGTCCGAACGGCGACGGCCACAGTGTCGCACGACGCACCAGCGGCGACGGCCGCGGCGCAGCGATCGCCCGGGATGGCCGATCGTCATTACGCCCCGCGCGCCGATGTGTGGCTCTTCGACACGGAGCAGCAACCGGAGATCGAGACCGCGCTCGTGGAGAGGCGTGAAGGAACCGGCACCGTAACGGCGCTCCTCAGAGCGACCACCCTCTCGGTGCCGGATGGCACGATCGTGCGCATGCCGGACGATCCGGCGTCCTACGCGAGAGCGCTGTACGCCGCACTACACGCCGCTGACGCTGGCGGCGCGTCGCTCATCGTGATCGAACGTCCGCCGGAAGACGACCGCTGGGCCGGCCTGCGGGATCGACTCACCCGGGCGGCGCGGTAG
- a CDS encoding sugar phosphate nucleotidyltransferase: MIVESSPIADPMEEFELEPLPETQTALWAVVFAGGIGTRFWPLSTPKRPKQLLALVNERPLIVDTIERLSPLVPAERVLVVTSADIADALHEAIPEVPRANMLIEPRPLGTAAALAWGAHEVAKRAGPDTVFCALHADLSVGFPGVFRDALRRAATIASSEPVLVALGATPTRCETGFGYLQPGAPFDPFISRAEGGACRVEHFVEKPTAVLADTLIDKGALWNSGIFVWRARVVLDELEANTGELQHGLPKLAAGDMSSFAELVTSVSIDRGLLERSRNLVVLPTECAWDDVGTWASLRRVRDLDDTGNGVMGHVHCVDASGNVIHADGCCVVAYGISGLLVVSLDGLTFVTTLERATELGPLLNSLPGSLRYNPGRNHTS; this comes from the coding sequence GTGATCGTCGAATCATCGCCGATCGCGGATCCCATGGAGGAGTTCGAACTTGAGCCCCTGCCCGAGACGCAGACCGCACTCTGGGCCGTGGTCTTCGCTGGTGGTATCGGCACCCGCTTCTGGCCGCTGAGCACGCCCAAGCGCCCCAAGCAGCTGCTGGCCCTCGTCAACGAGCGCCCGCTCATTGTCGATACCATCGAGCGCCTCTCTCCGCTGGTGCCCGCCGAACGCGTGCTCGTCGTCACCAGCGCGGACATCGCTGACGCGCTCCACGAAGCGATTCCGGAAGTCCCGCGCGCCAATATGCTCATCGAGCCGCGCCCGCTCGGCACAGCCGCCGCGCTGGCCTGGGGCGCCCATGAAGTCGCCAAGCGCGCCGGTCCCGACACCGTCTTCTGCGCCCTGCACGCCGATCTGTCGGTCGGGTTTCCCGGGGTCTTCCGCGACGCGCTGCGACGGGCCGCTACGATCGCGTCGTCGGAGCCCGTGCTCGTGGCCCTGGGCGCCACGCCCACGCGATGCGAAACCGGCTTCGGCTACCTGCAGCCCGGCGCGCCGTTCGATCCGTTCATCTCGCGGGCCGAGGGCGGCGCGTGCCGGGTGGAGCACTTTGTGGAGAAGCCCACCGCGGTGCTGGCCGACACGCTCATCGACAAGGGCGCGCTTTGGAACTCCGGCATTTTCGTGTGGCGCGCGCGCGTCGTGCTCGACGAGCTCGAGGCCAATACCGGTGAGCTACAGCACGGATTGCCCAAGTTGGCCGCCGGCGACATGTCCAGCTTCGCCGAGCTGGTCACGTCGGTCTCGATCGACCGCGGGTTGCTCGAGCGCAGTCGCAATCTGGTGGTGCTACCGACCGAGTGTGCGTGGGACGACGTCGGCACCTGGGCGTCGCTGCGCCGCGTGCGGGACCTCGACGACACCGGCAATGGTGTGATGGGCCACGTACACTGTGTCGACGCCTCCGGCAACGTGATTCACGCCGACGGCTGCTGCGTCGTTGCCTACGGGATTTCAGGGCTGCTTGTGGTGTCACTTGACGGACTCACCTTCGTGACCACGCTCGAGCGGGCCACCGAACTTGGACCGCTGCTCAACTCCCTGCCCGGCAGTCTGCGCTACAACCCTGGGCGCAACCACACGAGCTGA
- a CDS encoding MFS transporter, giving the protein MSAPAGDFAAVMPAGDSHPDRWRMLGILTIAELLGMSLWFAASAVSAQYTAQWTLSSSEAAWLTTIVQLGFVAGTAISALLNVADIVPARVLFASCAMIGAIANTMLLTADGLSGALLWRFVTGLALAGVYPPAMKMIATWFRARRGLAVGTIVGALTVGKAMPYLVHAIPGAGITPVVLSASVGACIAALLVWFGYREGPYPFPARPFSWNLVRDVVRTPAWRLSTGGYLGHMFELYAAWTWLPVFIAASIAAYNPAAGARGASIASAIAFAALAIGGAGCIWGGLVADRRGRAWLVTRAMAISGACSVLIGFAFGRSLWVLVPIALVWGFFVIADSAQFSVLVTESVPPHAVGTALTLQTSLGFLLTAAVIQLVPPLAELVGWQWAFAVLSLGPVFGIASIARLVRSTAGRR; this is encoded by the coding sequence ATGAGCGCTCCGGCTGGCGACTTCGCGGCAGTGATGCCGGCCGGTGATTCGCATCCGGATCGCTGGCGCATGCTCGGCATTCTCACCATCGCCGAGTTGTTGGGGATGTCGCTGTGGTTCGCCGCCAGTGCCGTGTCGGCGCAGTACACCGCGCAGTGGACGCTAAGCAGCAGCGAAGCCGCGTGGCTCACCACGATTGTGCAGCTGGGCTTCGTGGCGGGCACCGCGATCTCGGCGCTGCTGAACGTGGCCGACATTGTGCCGGCGCGCGTGCTGTTCGCCAGTTGCGCGATGATCGGCGCGATCGCCAACACGATGCTGCTCACCGCCGATGGGTTATCGGGGGCACTGCTGTGGCGCTTCGTGACCGGCCTCGCGTTGGCGGGCGTGTATCCGCCAGCCATGAAGATGATCGCCACGTGGTTCCGCGCGCGACGCGGGTTGGCGGTGGGCACCATCGTCGGCGCGCTCACGGTGGGCAAAGCGATGCCGTATCTCGTGCACGCGATCCCCGGCGCCGGCATCACGCCGGTGGTACTGAGCGCATCCGTAGGGGCGTGCATTGCCGCACTGCTGGTGTGGTTCGGGTATCGCGAAGGACCGTATCCGTTTCCCGCGCGGCCGTTCTCGTGGAATCTCGTGCGCGATGTCGTGCGCACGCCGGCGTGGCGATTGTCCACCGGCGGGTATCTGGGCCACATGTTCGAGCTGTACGCGGCGTGGACGTGGTTGCCGGTGTTCATCGCGGCCAGCATCGCCGCGTATAACCCCGCAGCGGGCGCGCGCGGCGCATCAATCGCCTCGGCGATCGCCTTCGCCGCTCTCGCGATCGGCGGAGCGGGGTGCATCTGGGGCGGACTCGTGGCCGATCGTCGTGGGCGCGCCTGGCTGGTTACGCGAGCCATGGCCATCAGCGGCGCGTGCTCCGTGCTGATCGGCTTCGCCTTCGGGCGCTCGCTGTGGGTGCTGGTGCCGATCGCGCTCGTGTGGGGCTTCTTCGTGATTGCCGACAGCGCGCAGTTCTCGGTGCTGGTCACCGAGAGCGTGCCGCCGCACGCCGTGGGCACCGCCCTCACACTGCAAACGTCACTCGGCTTTCTGCTTACCGCCGCAGTGATTCAACTCGTGCCGCCGCTCGCCGAACTGGTGGGGTGGCAGTGGGCGTTTGCGGTGCTGTCGCTGGGGCCGGTGTTTGGCATTGCGAGCATTGCCCGCTTGGTACGCAGTACGGCGGGCCGTCGCTAG
- a CDS encoding SDR family oxidoreductase: MSGRFAGQVVLITGASSGIGAELARQFAANGARVALAARDAARLESVAAECRALGAQALVVVGDVGVEPSCASIVERTVAHFGQLDILVNNAGMGSSGLFEDITDLTIFETLMKVNYLGSVWCTAHALPHLKRSNGRIVAISSLTGLTGVPKRTAYAATKHAMAGFFDSLRIELDGTGVTVTMIYPGFVFSEINQRALSPDGTPFGDRGYKRRKGETMETDECGRLILAAVAARDRDIVMTWRGKIGRLLKLMSPALVDRIARGVIESRQ, translated from the coding sequence GTGAGCGGTCGTTTCGCCGGGCAGGTCGTGCTGATCACCGGCGCCTCGAGCGGGATCGGCGCGGAGTTGGCCCGACAGTTCGCCGCCAACGGCGCCCGGGTGGCGCTCGCGGCGCGCGATGCCGCGCGGCTGGAATCCGTGGCCGCCGAGTGCCGGGCGCTCGGTGCTCAGGCGCTGGTGGTGGTCGGCGATGTGGGAGTCGAGCCGTCGTGCGCGTCGATCGTCGAGCGCACCGTGGCGCACTTCGGCCAGCTGGATATTCTGGTGAACAACGCCGGCATGGGCTCGAGTGGGCTGTTCGAAGACATCACCGATCTCACGATCTTCGAGACGCTGATGAAGGTCAACTACCTCGGCAGCGTGTGGTGCACCGCCCATGCATTACCGCATCTCAAGCGCTCGAACGGCCGCATCGTGGCGATTTCGAGCCTCACCGGGCTCACCGGCGTCCCCAAGCGCACCGCCTACGCCGCCACCAAGCACGCGATGGCGGGCTTCTTCGACTCGCTCCGCATCGAGCTCGATGGCACCGGCGTGACGGTCACGATGATTTATCCCGGGTTCGTGTTCTCGGAGATCAACCAGCGGGCGTTGTCGCCCGATGGCACCCCGTTCGGGGATCGCGGCTACAAGCGTCGGAAGGGCGAAACCATGGAGACCGATGAGTGCGGACGCCTCATTCTTGCGGCCGTGGCAGCGCGTGATCGCGATATCGTGATGACGTGGCGTGGCAAGATCGGCCGCCTGCTCAAGCTGATGTCGCCCGCGCTGGTGGACCGGATTGCCCGTGGTGTGATCGAGTCGCGGCAGTAG
- a CDS encoding enoyl-[acyl-carrier-protein] reductase, whose translation MLPIDLSGKRALVAGVADDGGFGFAVAKAFAEAGASVCVATWPPALNIFLNLLERGKMDESRTLRDGSLLTFERIYPLDAVYDALEDAPAEVRESKRYKDIGDFSIGGLAQRIATDFGDQSLDIVFHSLANGPEVKKPLLEVSRAGYLAASSASAYSLVSMVQRLAPLMRPGGSVCSLTYMASERAIPGYGGGMSSAKAALESDTRVLSFEAGRKYGLRVNTISAGPYASRAASAIGIIDKMVKYCAANAPLAEELTASEVGNTAAFLASSLASGITGSTVYVDKGYHAMGMAITMPAGVEPLGA comes from the coding sequence ATGCTACCCATCGATCTTTCCGGCAAGCGCGCCCTCGTGGCGGGCGTCGCCGACGACGGCGGCTTCGGGTTCGCCGTCGCAAAGGCTTTCGCCGAGGCCGGCGCCTCGGTTTGTGTCGCCACGTGGCCGCCGGCGCTCAACATCTTCCTCAACCTGCTCGAACGCGGGAAGATGGATGAATCCCGCACACTGCGCGATGGATCGCTGCTCACCTTCGAGCGCATCTATCCCCTCGACGCCGTCTACGACGCGCTCGAGGATGCGCCGGCCGAGGTGCGCGAGTCGAAGCGCTACAAGGACATCGGCGACTTCTCGATCGGCGGGCTCGCCCAGCGTATTGCGACCGACTTCGGCGACCAGTCGCTCGATATCGTCTTCCATTCGCTGGCCAACGGGCCGGAAGTGAAGAAACCACTGCTTGAAGTGAGCCGCGCCGGGTATCTCGCCGCATCCAGCGCCAGCGCCTACTCCCTCGTGTCCATGGTACAGCGCCTGGCGCCACTCATGCGCCCGGGCGGCTCGGTCTGCTCGCTCACGTACATGGCCAGTGAACGCGCCATTCCCGGCTACGGCGGTGGCATGTCGTCGGCCAAGGCCGCGCTCGAGAGCGACACCCGCGTGCTGTCGTTCGAGGCCGGTCGCAAGTATGGCTTGCGCGTGAACACCATCAGCGCTGGCCCCTATGCGTCGCGTGCGGCCAGCGCCATCGGTATCATCGACAAGATGGTGAAGTATTGCGCCGCCAATGCGCCGCTCGCTGAAGAACTCACCGCCAGCGAAGTCGGCAACACCGCCGCCTTTTTGGCCAGCTCGTTGGCCAGTGGCATCACCGGTTCCACCGTGTATGTGGACAAGGGATACCACGCGATGGGCATGGCCATCACGATGCCAGCCGGCGTAGAGCCGCTCGGCGCGTAG